One window of Methanothermobacter tenebrarum genomic DNA carries:
- a CDS encoding rubredoxin codes for MKKYKCKVCGYIYDPEKGEPRRDTPPGTPFEDLPDLWRCPSCGAPKRMFKPID; via the coding sequence TTGAAAAAATACAAATGTAAAGTTTGCGGATACATCTATGACCCGGAAAAGGGCGAACCGCGTAGGGACACGCCCCCAGGGACACCCTTCGAGGATTTACCCGACTTGTGGAGATGTCCATCTTGCGGGGCTCCTAAGAGGATGTTTAAACCAATAGACTAA
- the rd gene encoding rubredoxin encodes MDRYKCQMCGYIYDPEEGDPNRDIEPGTPFEDLPDDWTCPICGVGKDQFEKID; translated from the coding sequence ATGGATAGATACAAGTGTCAAATGTGCGGATACATTTACGACCCAGAGGAAGGTGACCCAAACCGTGACATAGAACCTGGAACACCCTTCGAGGATTTGCCAGATGATTGGACCTGTCCCATCTGTGGAGTGGGAAAGGACCAATTCGAAAAGATTGATTAA